The DNA region CCCAGCATGCTCGTCCCTCTTAGCCATTCGGCCTTCATTTGTTTCAGGTCGCCGATGACCGCAATAGTCCCCGCCCCTGCGGTCGGCGTGCCGTTATTCTTACGCTGAACGCCAGGATTGTGCTGGGTCCCGTGCCAGGCGATATACCCCACTCCGCCGCCCAGGAATATCCTGGTGCCCACGCCTATGGTCTTATAACACGGGTCTTTCAATAAAGGCGAAAGCTGGCCGGACGAGGAATAATTGGCATTGCCCATATTCGGCTTTAACGCGCCCATATAGGTGTAGATCATTTTATCCGAAAGATTTACCGCCACATTATAATTCTGGTAACAATTGCGTATATTAAAAAGCACTGCCTCATTAAGGTCCTTGAGGTTGATCCAGGTCTCCAGCTTCCTGCGCGGATAACAATCAGTTCCGTAGGCAGACGCCTCCAGCCGCAGGTCTTTTCCCTCCAGCAATTCCTGAAGCACATGTCCGCCGCCGTATTTGAACTCGCCGGGATATACCTTGTTGCGGGGATCATCATCCGGCAAAGCAGCCGCCCCCAGATAAACATCCGCTGCGGCGAACCCGGTATAAGCCGGCACGTCATTGAGCTTGCAGACGCCGGCGCCCAGCTTTATCCTGGGTTTTGAGTGGCCTATATTAAAATAAGCTCCGGAAGAACACATCGGCCCGAAAGTGCCGGTAGTAACCACGTCCACTTCCTGGCTGGCCTTCTTAAGCCCTTTTTTATCCACCAGATCTATGATCTCTTCGGCGGTAACCACCACTACTTCGCCGGTCTTGATCTTCTGGTTTATTTCAGCAATAGTCTTCATTTATCTTGCGCCTCCTATAAACCTTTAATTAACCAATATTATACCAAATTAATGGCTTTTAAACAAATAAAAACAAAAAAGGCAGGGCGTTCGCTCAGCCCTGCCTTTTCCGTTAGGAATAAACAGTTTTATCTATTTAAACAACGAGTTAGAGATGATGAACGCCGAGAAAACGATCGACACCATAGACATCAGCTTGATCAGGATGTTCAAAGACGGCCCGGAGGTATCTTTGAACGGGTCGCCCACGGTATCCCCTACTACGCCGGCTTTATGGGCCTGAGAGCCTTTTCCGCCGTGGTGGCCTTCCTCTATATATTTCTTGGCATTGTCCCAGGCGCCGCCGGAATTAGCCATCATTATCGCCAACACGAAACCGGTGACCGTGGCTCCGCACAAAAGCCCGGCAACCGCGTTAACCCCTGCCAATAACCCCACGATGATCGGGGCAGTGATAGCCAATAAAGACGGCAGGATCATTTCCTGCTGCGCGGCAGCGGTGGCGATATCCACACACCGGGCATAATCCGGCTTGGCTTTGCCTTCCATCAAACCGACTATCTCCTTGAACTGCCGGCGGACCTCTACGACTATTTTCCCGGCTGCCCTGCCTACCGCGCGCATTGTCATCGAACAAAAAAGGAACGGCATCATTGCGCCGACGAACAACCCAATCAACACATTGGGGTTCATCAGGCTAAGATCCAGGTTGAAGTCGATGCCTCTTTGCTGCACGGTCATAATAACCTGGTCCCGATATGCGGCGATCAAAGCCAAAGCGGTCAAAGCAGCTGAGCCGATGGCAAACCCTTTGCCTGTGGCGGCTGTGGTATTTCCTAATGAATCCAGGGCATCGGTCCTTTTCCTTACTTCAGGAGGAAGATGCGACATCTCGGCGTTACCGCCGGCATTATCCGCGACCGGGCCATAGGCGTCAGTGGCTAAGGTGATCCCCAGCGTGGACAGCATGCCTACAGCCGAGATCGCTATGCCGTAAAGGCCGATGTTGAAATCCTGCGCGCCGCCTGATAAAAAGAAACTAGCCATTATAGCAATACAAACCACTAATACCGGTATAGCTGTAGACATCATACCCACCGCCAAACCGCTGATTATTACAGTAGCCGGCCCGGTTAGCGCTGAATCGGCGATAGTTTGGGTCGGTTTAAAACCGCTGGATGTATAGTATTCAGTGACCAAGCCGATGATCACCCCGGCGATCAAGCCGGAAAGAACCGACCAGTAAACCCCTATATGCTCCGCCCCCAAAATATGCCTGATCAGGAAATAAGAGATTATTGCCACGATCAAAGAGCTGGTGAACACGCCTTTCCTCAAAGCGGCCAACAACACTGACTGACTGGCGTTTTCCTTGCTCTGGACGAAGAAAGTCCCGATTATCGAAGCGATAACCCCTACTGCCGCCATAACCAGGGGCACGGTGACCCCGGCAAGGCCCAATCCCGCGGCAACGCCTAAAGCTGAAGTGGCGACTATGGAACCGACATAAGATTCGTAAAGATCGGCGCCCATACCGGCAACGTCGCCGACATTATCGCCGACATTATCCGCTATAACCGCGGGATTTCTCGGGTCATCTTCCGGTATGCCTGCTTCCACCTTGCCTACCAGATCGGCTCCGACGTCAGCCGCCTTGGTGAAGATACCGCCGCCAACGCGGGCAAAAAGCGCCTGAGAGCTTGCGCCCATGCCGAAACAAAGCATTGTAGAGGTGATCGCGGCGATCTTATCCATTCCAATAACAACCGGGTGGGCCGTATAATACCAATCAAGAAAATAATACCAGATACTCAAATCCAACAGCCCCAAACCTACCACGGTCATTCCCATTACCGCGCCGCTGGAAAACGCGCAACGCAGGCCGGCGTTCAGGCTCTTTGTTGCAGCGGCAGCTGTGCGGTTTGAAGCCTTAGTGGCTATGGTCATGCCGATAAAACCGGAAAGCCCGGAAAAGAACCCGCCGGTCAAAAAAGCGAACGGGACGAACATAACCAGGTACTTCATATACGCCAAGGCAAGCAGTATGAAAAAAACTACAAAAAAGAACACGGCTACGCCTATGTATTGCCTCTTCAGATAGGCCTGCGCGCCTATCCGGACCGCCAAGGCGATCTCTTTCATTTTATCCGTGCCTTCATCCATCCTCAATAAAGATACCGCCAAATAGAAAGCAAATCCCAGAGCTAGAATCGAACCCACAGGGGCAAGCAACAACAGATCAAAATGCATACTTTCCTCCATTAGTTAATGAAATTTGAGCCTCTAAATTAACACAAAACGTTATATTAGTCAATGGAATTTAAGGATAGGTTATATTATAAGAAAAGATGCTGAAGTGGACTGGATGTATCCGGAACTACGCTTGGGCTTCTTTTTGCTTCTGCTTCTCTTCGAGTATCTTCGCGGCTACCTCAGCAGGGACTTGCGCGTATTTATCGAATTCCATGGAGGCATTGGCCCTGCCGCTGGAAAGCGAACGGAACCCGGTGGCATAACCGAACATCTCGGAAAGCGGGGCTTCCGCGTCAACGACCTTCTGATTGCCTTTCATCTCCATCCCCAGCACCTTTCCTCTGCGGGAACAGATATAGCTGATCACGCCGTTGACGTATTCCTCAGGGGTAGTGACCTCCAAAGACATTGACGGTTCAAGCAGCACAGGGCTGGCTTTCATGAACACCTTCTTAAAACAAGCTATTGCCGCCAGTTTAAAAGCCAGTTCCGAGGAATCCACGTCGTGGAACGAACCATCCAGGAGGTTGATCTTTATATCCACAACAGGATACCCCGCGTAAACACCGTTTTTCATCGCCTCAACAACGCCCTTTTCTATTGCAGGGAAGAACGAGCGGGGAATAGCCCCGCCTTTTATGCTGTTGATGAATTCAAACCCTTTGCCCGGCTCATTGGGGGATATCTCAAAAACCACATGGCCGTATTGGCCGCGCCCGCCGGATTGCTTTATATGCTTATACTCATCCTTAGCGATGGCCTGGATAGTTTCGCGGTAAGCCACCTTGGGTTTTCCTACTACCGCGTCCACTCCAAACTCGTTCTTCAGCCGGTCAACGATGATCTCCAGGTGCAATTCGCCCATACCGGTAAGCACTGTCTCTTGGGTCTCCTGATCGGATTGCACGATAAATGTCGGGTCTTCTTCAGTAAGCTTGGCCAGACCTTTACCAAGCTTATCCTGGTCAGCCCTGCTTTTCGGCACGATACTTAAAGAAACCACAGGCACCGGGAACTGGATCGTCTCTAACAAAACCGGGCTGTCCATATCGCTGAGCGTATCCCCGGTCACGGTATTTCCCAGGCCGATCACCGCCACGATATCTCCGGCAAAGGCATGCTCTTTTGGTTCGCGCTGATTCGCGTGCATCTGCAGGATGCGGCCGATCCTTTCTCTTTTGTTCTTGGTCACATTCAAGACATAAGTGCTGTTGTCCAACCTTCCCGAATAAACCCGCACATAAACCAGTTTACCCATATGCGGGTCGGTCTGGACCTTGAAAGCCAGACCGCAAAAAGGCTCATTGCTGTCAGGTTTACGCTCTATCGAGTTTTCCGTATTATCAGGGCTGGTCGCCTTGACCGCAGGGACATCCAGCGGAGACGGCAGGAACATATTTACCGCATCCAGAAGCTTTTGCACTCCCTTATTCTTAAAAGACGCCCCGCAAAGCACCGGAACAAGTTTATTCGCCACAGTCCCCTTACGGATAACTCTTACCAGTTCTTCTGTAGTCACGGAATCCGGCGATTCCAGGTACTTTTTCATCAACTCATCGTCGAAAGCCACTGCCCTCTCCAGCAGGATATGCCGGTATTTAGCGGCGCTTTCCTTATATCCCTCGGGGATATCTTCGATCTTATATTCCTTGCCCATTGTTTCATCGTCGTAAATATAGGACTTCATTTCGATCAAGTCGATCACCCCGCGGAATTTATCCTCGGCGCCCAAAGGTATCTCCAAGGCTGCCGCGTTAGCTCCCAATATTTTTTCGATCCCGGTCAATACAGCGAAAAAATCCGCTCCGGTGCGGTCCATCTTATTCACAAAGGCGATCTTGGCTACATTGTATTTATTCGACTGTCTCCAGACTGTTTCCGACTGCGGCTCAACCCCGCCTACAGCGCAAAAAAGCGCAACCGCGCCGTCAAGCACGCGCAAACTGCGCTCCACCTCAACAGTAAAATCCACATGGCCCGGTGTATCAATGATATTGATCCGACAGTCTTTCCAGAAACAGGTAGTGGCTGCCGAAGTAATGGTGATCCCTCTTTCCTGCTCCTGCTTCATCCAGTCCATCTGGGCCTTGCCGTCATGAACCTCGCCGATCTTATATGATTTCCCGGTGTAATACAGTATACGCTCTGTGGTGGTGGTTTTCCCGGCGTCGATATGCGCCATAATCCCGATATTCCTTACTTTCTGCAGTTCTATTTCCGGGGCAATGAATACTTTAGGCTTTGCTTCTACGGCCTCGGCGGGCGCTTCTTCCAAAACAGGCTCGGCCGCAGGGTCCGGGATATCCGGCGCGGCTTCCGGAACAGATTCCGGAATAACAGGAATCTCTCCTGCCGGTTGAACTAACGGCTTCTCATCTTCTGCGGGAGCGATTGGTTGAGGTTCAGGCACAGATTCCGCAAGGACTTGGGGGATCTCCGTCCTTACTTCTTCAACTTTAACCGGGGACGGAACGGACTGGCGCTGGACCTGGGCGTATAAATCCTTGATCATCGCTTCTTTTCTTTCCAGCGCCTTGTCTTTTTCCCCTAATTCCTCTTCCAACTTGCTGTATTCTTCATTAAGACTGTTAAAATCTTTCTTGGAGATCCATTCGCTTTCCTCCAGGTCTTTCCTCATCTTCCGCACGGTACGAGAAAGCTCCTTGGCTTCATCGGCCTTAGCCTCCAGGTCTTTCAACAGACGGGCTATCTGATGGCGCATCTTCTCCATCTCTTCGGCCTTGGCCTTGTTCTCATCTTCAAGCTTGCTGTACCTCTCAGCGGCTGCCCGCAAATCCCGGTTCAGATCCACGTTCTTGGAATATTCCAACACCAGTTCTTTTTCTTTCTGAAAAAGCACGTCCTTGTTCTCTATCGCCTCTCTTTTTATTTTATTGGCATCCTCTTCATTGCGATCAAACCATTCTTTGCGCTTGAGCAGCTCTTCCTTAAACCCTGCCTCGGATTTCCTGGCGGCATCCAGGTTTTTCTGCAACTCAACGCGATCGGCATTTATTTTTTCCAATTCAGCGCTAAGACCGGCAGCCTGTTCCTGCAGTTTGGTTATCCGCGGATCCTGAACCGGGGCCTTTTTCTTGTTTTTATCATCAGCTGCCGGGATAGTCATAAAATACCATCCCAGGCCGATAACTATAAAAAGAGCCAATATCCCGATCAACATGTAAGTCATAATGCTTCTCCGGACTTATATATAGGAATAGAAAATACTTTCTTTAAATATACTACATTAACCGTTTACTTTCAAGGGGTTAGCGCAGGATATCTGAAAACGCTTTCCTCCCCCAAACAACAAGGCCGGATCTCCCAACCTATTGACGCGCAATCAGTTGTAAGACCCGGCCTTGATAATGGGCTGGCTATTATAACCCCTGCATAACCTTAATTACTTTCTCGTTTACCTTGTTTTGCTGGAGATAAGTAACATCTTCCGGGGTAAGGCTGAATTTGGAATTGCTCAGCCTGATGCGATCAATAATCACATCCTCATGAATATCCTGTTGAGTCAGGTCCACGATCTGCTGCAAGCTCATCTGGTTGGGATTTAACGCTGCCTGGGCCTGCTGCTGGGATTGAACGGACTGCTGCTGGGCCGGCTGCTTTTGTATCTGGCTGCCCACCAATGCCCCGCCTAAAGCCCCCAGCGCTCCTCCGATCAACGCGCCTTCGCCCCGGCCTTTGCCCCTGTCTCGGCCCTGGTTCCCAATGATCATCCCGGCGCCGGCGCCGACCAAGCCCCCGATAACCGCGCCTTCGCCTGCCCGGTTAGGCGAATTCTGACACCCGATAATGGAAAAAACCATTGCCGCCGATAAAAAAACAACTGTGATCTTTTTCATTGCTTCCTCCTTAATATTGATCAAAAACTGGCCGTTAAAGTCTTTTCCTCAAGCCCGGCTATTTCTTGCTGAAGCGCCGCGGGAAGGCCAAGTATATTCACATCCATAAACCCACGCACGATTATCGACTGCGCCTCCACAGCGCTGAAACCCCGGGAACACAGGTATTCTATTTCATCTTTACTGATCTTGCCGATAGCCGCTTCATGCGAAAGCTCCACGTCCCGATAATCGGTTTCCATCTCCGGTATCGCGTGGATATGGCCTTTCTCCGAAAGGATCAGGCCGCGGCATTCCAGGTGGCCTTTGACATTAGGAGTCTCGGCTTTCACGTGGCCGCGGGATATGACATTCCCTCCCAGGCTTACCGCCCTGACGATCATCTCGCTTTGCGTATTTTTCCCGCGCATTATAGCCCTGGACCCTATATCATGCAGGCATCCGGGATGAGAAAGTATCAACGAATTGAAACTTGCCCGTGAATTATCCCCGGAAAGCACGGCAGTCGGATACATAACGATTTCCTTGACCGGCTTAAGGCAGATATAATTGGATACGTAAACAGAATCCTCTTCAAGCAAAGCGATCCCCACGGGCTTTACGGAAACATCCTCCCGCCAGGAATGGATCATAGTGAAATTAAGATAAGCGCCTTTTTTAAGAAAGAACTCGGATAATCCCAGGTGGAACCCCTCTTTAGCGGAATCAGCCGCGGAACAGCCGGTGATCAAATATACCTTTGCGCCCTCTTCCACTACCACTACATTATGCACCTTTTGCTTAAACCCCTGAGATTTCAAAAAAAGACAGGCCTGAATGGGCATCTGCACAACTGCGCCTTTTTTGATCCGGATAAAATACCCGCCTTCTGTGTCTTTAGGATACTCGCGCCCCAGCCGGTCGAATGCCTGGCCTAAATACTCCCGGGCCTGAGGCTCCTTTTCCAGGGCCTCTCTAATATCCAATATATCCACGTCCTTGGTAAGGCTACGGGAGAACATCACCCTGCCGTCTTTCTGAAGAAAACTGGCGGAACGGGTATCTTCCGAGGCATCCAATCCGGATGAGGCAAGCGCCTCATTCTCCCCCGGTTCAATATGTTTAGCTAACTCTTCCCTGGACATGCAAACACTCCTTGCATTTTTCGTATCCGAATTTCCTTATGCTCACGAACATCTCCTTGGGATTGCCAACGCACCATAGCCTGCCGTCGATCATTACGCAGCCGTTCTGGGCCTTGACATAATCCAGGATATAACCGGTATGGGTGATCATCAAAGCCGATTTGCCCGGGCGGGAAAGATACTCGTTCAAGGCATTCCCCATAATAGATATGTTTTCCAGATCCACCCCTGACTCCGGCTCATCCAAAAGCAAAAGGTCGGGATCCTGCAATACTATCTGAAAAAGTTCCGAACGTTTCATCTCTCCTCCGGAAAAACCCATATTTATATCCCGGGGCAGATGATCGGACAAAGAAAGCCTTTCGGCTAATTCATTGACCGCCTTTTCGTCTTTCGATAAGAACCCGGCTATCTGAGAAAGCTTAACCCCGGTGATGCTCGGCGGATGCTGGTACATTATCCCCAAGCCGAGCTTGACCCGCTCTTCTATGGAAAGGCCGTTTATTTTCTTGCCCTTAAAGACTATATCGCCTTTTTTGACAGCGTACCCGGAAAAACCCATAACCGTCTTTAAAAGCGTGCTTTTACCGCTGCCATTGGGCCCAAAAAGCACAGCCGGCCGGTCTTTCTTGATGGAAAAATTAATACCCTCAAGTATCGGCTTGCCCGCCACCTCGACTGAAAGATCTATCACTTCCAACATCTCTATACGCCCTCTTTGGTTAATTCCGGATATTCTAACACAAAAGGGATTTATAGGCAATAAACCCTTTGTATTACACCCTGCGGCGGTATCCGACAATAATGGCTGCCGCGGAGATCGCCATCAACAGCAGGCTGATCCATTGAGACACACTGATCCCGGATAAAATAAAATTAGCGTCGTAATAACGCAGGCTCTCGATTATAAACCTGGTAAAAGAATAAAACAGTATAAAAACCCAGAATAAGAAACCGGGGAAATTCCTGCGTTGTTCAAGCCGCCATAAAAAAAAGAAGATAACCAAACAGGCTGCGGATAAATAAAGCTGCGTGGGCAGGACAGGCAAAGAACACCGGGCATTCCCGGATATTAATCCGTCTGCCACCTGTTGAGAGAAAGCAGGAGGGTCGCCCAAAGCCGGGTAACTCACGCCGAAACGCGGGGATATCTTGCCGTAGCAGCACCCGTTCAGAAAACAGCCGATCCTGCCGATAGCAATACCCAATGCCAGCGGTGCGGCGAAAATATCCAGGACCTTCATAATCGATAGCTTGTTCTTAATGAGAAAAAATACCGCAACAATAAAAGCGCAGATCAACCCGCCGTAAAACACCAGGCCGCCTTCCCAGAGCTTGACCATCTCCAGCGGATTGGCCATATAATAATTCCAGTTCATTACCACGAACATTATTCTCGCCCCCAATATAGACGAGATGGCGATATACAGGCTTAAGTCCATTATCTTATTCTTGTCTATGCCCTGCTTATGGCCGCGCACAGCAGCCAGAAGCGTCCCGCAGACAAAGGCCAAAGCCAGCAGAGCCCCGTAAGAATAAATATTGAACCCGCCTAATTTGAACAATACCCTGAACATAACCTATAACCCCAGTGTCTTTTTTATCGTTTCTTTGTCAAATCCGATAATGATCTTTCCGTCAATATCAATTACCGGCACGCCCATTTGCCCGGACTTGGAGACCATCTCATCGGCCTTTTGTTCATCAGCTCCGACGTCATAACTTTCATAAGGTATTTTATTCTCGTTCAGGAATTGTTTCGCGCGCACGCAGTAAGGGCAGGTAGCTGTGCTGTAAACCAGGACTTTCTTGGCCATTTTCGCCTCCCTGTTCATTTCAAATGACGCGGGGTAAGGTCGACCGCCTCTTCGACCTCCATTACTATCATATACTGCGGCTTGGGGAACGCCGCCTCCGGATGCCGGCCGGCGCTTTTTTCTTCCCGGAGATCCCGGATTATCCGCTGGCTTATCTTTACCGCCACCTTTTCCTCCCAAAGCCTGGTAATATTCTCCGGGAGCTGGTTTATTTTGACCACCCTGGCTTTTCCTTTAAGGCAATATCCCTGGAAGGAATGCTCATCAGCGGCAGTGATGTTCATCCGGGGATTCTTCTTCAGGTTGACGAAAGTATGCTTTAAGTAAAGATCCAAAAGATATACCCTGCCGGATTTATCCAGCTTGACTATGCTCTTGCAGGAGCTATTGACCCCGCCATTGTGATCAATGGTCGAAACGATCACAAAACTCTGTTTCTTAAAGAAATCGACTACTTCCTCGGAAAGGGCGCGCATATCTTTTATTTCACTTCCAGCCGTTGCGAATTCTGCCAAAGGCCGTGGATGTTGCAATACGAAGAAACCAGGATCGTTCCCGGTTTATCGCTTAAAAAACTAAAGGCGAATTCCGGCCGGGAATAAACAGTGGAGGCATTCGGCCCCTGGGCGGATTCACCATGGCTGCAGGCCTCGAACCTGGCTATCTGGACCGGGAACTTTTCCCCGTCCGCGAGAAAATACGCCTCGATCCAGCGGATATGATGCTCTGTGGTGTTAGGATGCGGGATCTCTTTGCCTACGCTGAGTTTTACCTGCACTGCTTCGCCTTTTTTAGCTTCTGTCGCAGCCTCAATGACCGGGACGTGCTTTTCTTTCTTCCAATCCGCGTTCTGGAATAAATCCTTTAATTCAGCCATTTTCCACCTCTTGTGTAGAGACACAATACCAGCGCAATTCCGATTAGCGCTGGGTACAAATTACTATCTCAACACCCGCGCAATTCCGAATAGCGCGGGGTGTCAATTATTACCCCAACACCAACGCTATACCAATTAGCGCCGGGTGCTAATTACACCTTCTCGAACATATCCTTGCCCACTCCACATTCCGGACATACCCAGGTATCCGGAATATTCTCAAAAGCGGTACCAGGCTTGATCCCCGCCGCGGGATCGCCAACCGCCGGATCATAAATATAACCGCAGACAGTGCAGCGATATTTTGCCATAGCCCCTCCTTAGATTTTCCCGGCGAATGATCTGCCGAATTCATAGCACGCGTTCAATTCATCAGTGTCCGGGACGAATTTAGCCGAAATAGAAGGCACTGCCAGCTCTATCCCTGAAAGCTTCACCACGTCTTCTATCTCTTTAACCGCGCCGCCTGCCCAGCCGAAAGACCCGAATACGCCGGCGATCCTGTTCTTGGCTTTAAAACCTTTGACCAGTTCCAGAAAACCGGAGATCTGCGGGAGCATATCATTGTCGTGCGTGGATGAGCCGAAAAGAAAACCCCGGGCATCGAGCATTTCAGTGATCACCTCGGTCCGGTCAGCCTGGTTTATATCAAAAAGCTGCACTTCCATCCCGGAATCGATCAACCCCCTGGATATGGCTTTGGCCATTTTCCCGGTCGATCCCCACATGGTTTCATAGACTATCACTGTTTTGGCCGATGGCTTCTGGCCGGCCCAACCAAGGTAAGCTTTGATTATCTGAGCGGGATCGCTGCGCCAGATAAGCCCATGGCTGGGGGCGATCATTTTTATCGGAATGTTCATCTTCTGCACTTCTTCGATCTTGCGCAAAACCAATCCGCTTAAAGGCCAGAGGATATTGGCGTAATATTTCCTGGCTTCCTCCATTAAAACAGATTGATCCACCTGGTCGTTAAACCTGGCGGAAGTGGCGTAATGCTGGCCAAAGGCGTCGTTGGGCATAAGCATCTCGTCTTCCGGGATATAAGTGAACATGCTGTCCGGCCAATGCAGCATTGGAGCTTCCAGGAAAACAAGCCTGCGGCTGCCTAATTTTATCCCGTCGCCGCTTTTAACCGCCTGAAAATCCCAGTCAGCGTAATAATGCTTATACAGGCCTTCTTTGCATTTCTGCGTTCCCAGCACTTTGGCCCCGGGGCATAATTTCATCAACTCCGGCATTGCCCCGGAATGATCGGTTTCCACATGATTGGCTATAACATAATCTATCTTTGCCGGATCGATCACTTCTTTGATCCTGGCGATGAATTCCGGAGCGAAAGCGGGCAGGACAGTGTCGATCAGCGCGATTTTGTCATCAACAATAAGATAAGAATTATAGGTTGTCCCTCTTTTAGTGGTGTAGGTATGGCCGTGGAAATTGCGCACGTTCCAATCCACCACGCCGACCCAATAGATCCCTTTCTTTATCTCCTGCGGTTTCATATCAGGGCTCCTTTACAAATTGGCTCTTATCCGCCCCGCACACCGGACAACGCCAGCTATCAGGAATATCCTCAAACAGCGTGCCTGGAACTATCCCGGAATCCGGGTCACCCAGCGCGGGATCATATATATAATTACATACTTCGCAGCGGTATTTCTGCCCGGCCCCGGGGATCTCCTGCTTATCCTCGCCCTTAATAAAAGTCGGGGCTGACTGCGGGGTTGTCCCGCGCTTGACCTTATGGTAATAATCATAGGTCATGGGCACGGCTTCCTTCAACAATTTCGATGCGGTTATCTCCCCCAGAAAAAGGGTATGCGTGCCGCAATCCAATTCCTTGACCACCTTTGCTTCAAGATATGCCAGGGTATGCTCTAAAACAACCGGGCATCCGGAATCCAGCGCGGAGAACTGCACATTCTCAAATTTATTTATTTCGCGCCCGCTCTTAAAGCCGAACTTGCCGATAAGGTCCAAAGGGCAGTTTTGGGTAAGCACTGATACCGTGAACCTGCGGCTTTCCCGGATGAACTCGTGGGTAAGATTATTCTTATTGATGCTTACCGCTATAGTCGCGGGCTCGCTGGTGATCTGAAATACGGTATTGGCGACCTGGCCATTAGTCCGGCCATTTTTATAAGAACAGACTATATACATCCCGTAACTAATATTATGCAGGACGCTAAGATCCATATAACGC from Candidatus Omnitrophota bacterium includes:
- a CDS encoding homocysteine biosynthesis protein, which produces MKTIAEINQKIKTGEVVVVTAEEIIDLVDKKGLKKASQEVDVVTTGTFGPMCSSGAYFNIGHSKPRIKLGAGVCKLNDVPAYTGFAAADVYLGAAALPDDDPRNKVYPGEFKYGGGHVLQELLEGKDLRLEASAYGTDCYPRRKLETWINLKDLNEAVLFNIRNCYQNYNVAVNLSDKMIYTYMGALKPNMGNANYSSSGQLSPLLKDPCYKTIGVGTRIFLGGGVGYIAWHGTQHNPGVQRKNNGTPTAGAGTIAVIGDLKQMKAEWLRGTSMLGYGATLTVGIGVPIPILNEEIAAYAAIKDEDIYTQIVDYSQAYPQLVPGSLGEVSYKKLKSGKISIEGKDVPTGALSSYSKAKEIAEELKAWIKKGDFLLSEAVSPLPGKDSGYTFKPLKERPIE
- a CDS encoding SufD family Fe-S cluster assembly protein, which translates into the protein MSREELAKHIEPGENEALASSGLDASEDTRSASFLQKDGRVMFSRSLTKDVDILDIREALEKEPQAREYLGQAFDRLGREYPKDTEGGYFIRIKKGAVVQMPIQACLFLKSQGFKQKVHNVVVVEEGAKVYLITGCSAADSAKEGFHLGLSEFFLKKGAYLNFTMIHSWREDVSVKPVGIALLEEDSVYVSNYICLKPVKEIVMYPTAVLSGDNSRASFNSLILSHPGCLHDIGSRAIMRGKNTQSEMIVRAVSLGGNVISRGHVKAETPNVKGHLECRGLILSEKGHIHAIPEMETDYRDVELSHEAAIGKISKDEIEYLCSRGFSAVEAQSIIVRGFMDVNILGLPAALQQEIAGLEEKTLTASF
- a CDS encoding sodium-translocating pyrophosphatase, translated to MHFDLLLLAPVGSILALGFAFYLAVSLLRMDEGTDKMKEIALAVRIGAQAYLKRQYIGVAVFFFVVFFILLALAYMKYLVMFVPFAFLTGGFFSGLSGFIGMTIATKASNRTAAAATKSLNAGLRCAFSSGAVMGMTVVGLGLLDLSIWYYFLDWYYTAHPVVIGMDKIAAITSTMLCFGMGASSQALFARVGGGIFTKAADVGADLVGKVEAGIPEDDPRNPAVIADNVGDNVGDVAGMGADLYESYVGSIVATSALGVAAGLGLAGVTVPLVMAAVGVIASIIGTFFVQSKENASQSVLLAALRKGVFTSSLIVAIISYFLIRHILGAEHIGVYWSVLSGLIAGVIIGLVTEYYTSSGFKPTQTIADSALTGPATVIISGLAVGMMSTAIPVLVVCIAIMASFFLSGGAQDFNIGLYGIAISAVGMLSTLGITLATDAYGPVADNAGGNAEMSHLPPEVRKRTDALDSLGNTTAATGKGFAIGSAALTALALIAAYRDQVIMTVQQRGIDFNLDLSLMNPNVLIGLFVGAMMPFLFCSMTMRAVGRAAGKIVVEVRRQFKEIVGLMEGKAKPDYARCVDIATAAAQQEMILPSLLAITAPIIVGLLAGVNAVAGLLCGATVTGFVLAIMMANSGGAWDNAKKYIEEGHHGGKGSQAHKAGVVGDTVGDPFKDTSGPSLNILIKLMSMVSIVFSAFIISNSLFK
- a CDS encoding glycine zipper domain-containing protein translates to MKKITVVFLSAAMVFSIIGCQNSPNRAGEGAVIGGLVGAGAGMIIGNQGRDRGKGRGEGALIGGALGALGGALVGSQIQKQPAQQQSVQSQQQAQAALNPNQMSLQQIVDLTQQDIHEDVIIDRIRLSNSKFSLTPEDVTYLQQNKVNEKVIKVMQGL
- the fusA gene encoding elongation factor G, with the protein product MAPEIELQKVRNIGIMAHIDAGKTTTTERILYYTGKSYKIGEVHDGKAQMDWMKQEQERGITITSAATTCFWKDCRINIIDTPGHVDFTVEVERSLRVLDGAVALFCAVGGVEPQSETVWRQSNKYNVAKIAFVNKMDRTGADFFAVLTGIEKILGANAAALEIPLGAEDKFRGVIDLIEMKSYIYDDETMGKEYKIEDIPEGYKESAAKYRHILLERAVAFDDELMKKYLESPDSVTTEELVRVIRKGTVANKLVPVLCGASFKNKGVQKLLDAVNMFLPSPLDVPAVKATSPDNTENSIERKPDSNEPFCGLAFKVQTDPHMGKLVYVRVYSGRLDNSTYVLNVTKNKRERIGRILQMHANQREPKEHAFAGDIVAVIGLGNTVTGDTLSDMDSPVLLETIQFPVPVVSLSIVPKSRADQDKLGKGLAKLTEEDPTFIVQSDQETQETVLTGMGELHLEIIVDRLKNEFGVDAVVGKPKVAYRETIQAIAKDEYKHIKQSGGRGQYGHVVFEISPNEPGKGFEFINSIKGGAIPRSFFPAIEKGVVEAMKNGVYAGYPVVDIKINLLDGSFHDVDSSELAFKLAAIACFKKVFMKASPVLLEPSMSLEVTTPEEYVNGVISYICSRRGKVLGMEMKGNQKVVDAEAPLSEMFGYATGFRSLSSGRANASMEFDKYAQVPAEVAAKILEEKQKQKEAQA
- a CDS encoding ATP-binding cassette domain-containing protein; this encodes MLEVIDLSVEVAGKPILEGINFSIKKDRPAVLFGPNGSGKSTLLKTVMGFSGYAVKKGDIVFKGKKINGLSIEERVKLGLGIMYQHPPSITGVKLSQIAGFLSKDEKAVNELAERLSLSDHLPRDINMGFSGGEMKRSELFQIVLQDPDLLLLDEPESGVDLENISIMGNALNEYLSRPGKSALMITHTGYILDYVKAQNGCVMIDGRLWCVGNPKEMFVSIRKFGYEKCKECLHVQGRVS